One window from the genome of Candidatus Eisenbacteria bacterium encodes:
- a CDS encoding response regulator produces MNDRPNPVRASQQVPAFAPAIGLREVLEASPDLVFCCDAWGRFAWVSSAFESIAGWRPSELVGQPFAKVVPAPECAGVTRAALRQRRRSQTIVTRDLTLRRSDGTSLPMTVRVRLYERLDGDAYFVGVARERVPVADPPVAPTLDSRPDTSATDEAMALAMETVSNATEAADAAESRAKQLENQLEQERAGSQLKGEFLATLSHEVRTPMNGVVSLSHKLLQSSLDNAQKQMVDAILGSSQTLMALVNDATDYTRLETGSLSVERIDFDLRIAMEQVATSLVPAAEARGLAFEGRVEAVVPTRLKGDPGRLRQVLLNLGQNAIRYADEGRVVLHVERDREDDTHVTILFRIESIAAGTGGKPASGAHEPDGSRRPGGSALALAIARRLVERMGGQVAAENPLTRGNTFAFRLMLEKQAQAPAAPAASEVQLRGMRVLVAEGEAQDRRATVELLTAWGVSAESAENGPEALQLIRQAAHEHRPYAVAIVGQQLEGLDGEALGSAVRADSDLDATLLMLTTRVGRPGDANRMKELGFSAYLVKPLEVSQLFDALSEVVANGHSKLPPAERSLVTRHSLAEAKRGRLRILLVEDDVVNQLVTQSALNRVGYNVEIASNGRAAIELTENQHWDLILMDTQMPGLDGYRATEAIRARERGTRRTPILGLTGDSSFSTDREKCLAAGMDDVFRKPIDLVELTTAVERWTVRGDARPGDAGEGAHAPHAHVFTVVSSHFDPPAESAPAAESFSALELPDGPAIDLEQLNTASMGLPALRTSLLHTYLDDVFPRLERLQQALDSGDARRVEFEAHGLRGMCATIGASACTMLFGEMESAAREERVAEARGYLEAAKQAVQRTEEFIHRLERIVTDQAA; encoded by the coding sequence ATGAACGACCGCCCCAACCCGGTTCGCGCGAGCCAGCAGGTTCCCGCGTTCGCTCCGGCCATCGGTCTGCGGGAAGTGCTGGAAGCCTCCCCGGACCTCGTCTTCTGCTGTGACGCCTGGGGCCGCTTCGCCTGGGTCTCGTCCGCTTTCGAGTCCATCGCGGGCTGGCGTCCGAGCGAGCTGGTCGGGCAGCCCTTCGCGAAGGTCGTCCCTGCCCCGGAGTGCGCCGGCGTGACGCGCGCCGCGCTGCGGCAGCGCCGTCGTTCGCAGACGATCGTCACGCGCGATCTCACGCTGCGGCGCAGCGACGGCACGAGCCTGCCCATGACCGTCCGCGTTCGTCTCTACGAGCGGCTGGACGGTGACGCCTACTTCGTCGGGGTCGCGCGCGAGCGAGTCCCGGTCGCGGATCCCCCCGTGGCCCCGACACTCGATTCGCGTCCCGACACCTCCGCGACCGACGAGGCGATGGCCCTGGCGATGGAGACCGTCTCGAACGCGACCGAGGCCGCCGACGCCGCCGAGTCGCGCGCGAAGCAGCTCGAGAACCAGCTCGAGCAGGAGCGCGCCGGCTCGCAGCTCAAGGGCGAGTTCCTCGCCACGCTCAGCCACGAAGTGCGCACGCCGATGAACGGCGTGGTCAGCCTGTCCCACAAGCTCCTGCAGAGCAGCCTCGACAACGCGCAGAAGCAGATGGTGGACGCCATCCTCGGCTCCAGCCAGACGCTCATGGCGCTCGTCAACGACGCCACCGACTACACGCGACTCGAAACGGGATCCCTGTCGGTCGAGCGGATCGACTTCGACCTGCGCATCGCCATGGAACAGGTGGCGACCTCGCTGGTGCCCGCCGCCGAGGCCCGCGGCCTCGCCTTCGAAGGACGCGTCGAGGCGGTCGTCCCGACGCGGCTGAAGGGCGACCCGGGCCGGTTGCGGCAGGTGCTGCTCAACCTCGGGCAGAACGCGATCCGCTACGCCGACGAGGGCCGCGTCGTGCTGCACGTCGAGCGCGACCGCGAGGACGACACGCACGTCACCATCCTGTTCCGGATCGAAAGCATCGCCGCGGGAACCGGAGGGAAGCCTGCGTCGGGCGCCCACGAACCCGACGGCTCGCGCCGCCCGGGCGGCTCGGCCCTCGCGCTGGCGATCGCACGCCGGCTCGTCGAGCGCATGGGCGGGCAGGTCGCGGCCGAGAACCCGCTGACGCGCGGCAATACGTTCGCGTTCCGCCTCATGCTCGAGAAGCAGGCGCAGGCTCCGGCCGCGCCCGCGGCCTCCGAGGTGCAGCTGCGCGGGATGCGCGTGCTGGTCGCCGAGGGCGAGGCGCAGGACCGCCGCGCCACCGTCGAACTGCTCACGGCCTGGGGCGTGTCGGCCGAGTCGGCCGAGAACGGTCCCGAGGCCCTGCAACTGATCCGGCAGGCGGCGCACGAGCACCGCCCGTACGCGGTCGCCATCGTCGGACAGCAGCTCGAAGGTCTCGATGGTGAAGCCCTCGGCTCGGCGGTCCGCGCCGACTCCGACCTCGACGCGACGCTGCTCATGCTGACCACGCGGGTCGGACGGCCGGGCGATGCGAACCGGATGAAGGAGCTGGGCTTCTCCGCCTATCTCGTCAAGCCGCTCGAGGTCTCGCAGCTCTTCGACGCGCTCTCGGAGGTGGTGGCGAACGGCCACTCGAAGCTGCCGCCCGCCGAGCGTTCGCTGGTGACGCGCCACTCGCTGGCCGAGGCCAAGCGCGGCCGGCTGCGCATCCTGCTCGTCGAGGACGACGTCGTGAACCAGCTGGTCACGCAGAGCGCCCTCAACCGCGTCGGCTACAACGTCGAGATCGCCTCGAACGGGCGGGCGGCCATCGAACTCACCGAGAACCAGCACTGGGATCTGATCCTGATGGACACCCAGATGCCGGGACTCGACGGCTATCGCGCGACCGAAGCCATCCGCGCCCGCGAGCGCGGAACGCGCCGCACCCCGATCCTCGGCCTCACCGGCGACAGCTCGTTCTCGACGGATCGTGAGAAGTGCCTCGCGGCGGGCATGGACGACGTGTTCCGCAAGCCGATCGACCTGGTGGAGCTGACGACCGCCGTCGAACGCTGGACCGTGCGCGGCGACGCGCGTCCCGGTGACGCGGGCGAGGGTGCGCACGCCCCCCACGCGCACGTCTTCACGGTCGTCTCCTCGCACTTCGACCCGCCGGCGGAATCGGCGCCCGCGGCCGAGTCCTTCAGCGCGCTCGAGCTTCCCGACGGCCCCGCGATCGATCTCGAGCAGCTCAACACGGCGAGCATGGGCCTGCCGGCCCTGCGCACCTCGCTGCTGCACACCTACCTCGACGACGTCTTCCCGCGCCTCGAGCGGCTGCAGCAGGCGCTCGACTCCGGCGACGCCCGGCGCGTCGAGTTCGAAGCCCACGGCCTGCGCGGCATGTGCGCGACCATCGGCGCCAGCGCCTGCACCATGCTGTTCGGCGAGATGGAGTCGGCGGCGCGCGAGGAGCGCGTCGCGGAGGCCCGCGGCTACCTCGAAGCGGCGAAGCAGGCCGTGCAGCGGACCGAGGAGTTCATCCATCGTCTGGAGCGGATCGTCACCGACCAGGCCGCCTGA
- a CDS encoding MFS transporter: MRRFLTPRLAILSAAHFTIDSYSSFYLPLLPLLVQRLGLNYTLVGTLVALGSMSSSFAQPIFGFVSDRLNRPWFVALGPLVAAIFLASVGGAPSYTILVTLLVLGGFGVSAFHPQTASLAGQTGTDRGKSMSFWVTGGTLGWALGPMFATVSVGLFGLERTWLAALPGVLMAGVLFAWFRRQPPLTHARRARTRLSDLRAIARPLTLLYLAVVARSAVSTGFATFLPLWVHEQGWSVTAGATVTTIYLTCGALGGFAGGWLADRIGARRVVRLSFLLPVPFYVAFFALGGPVGLACLVAGYALLQSSLPVNVVMGQELAPRHASMISSLLMGAAWGVGALLVGPVGALADHSGLTAGLRALSLLLVAGFVCAMLLPDPRLHRSAVSVPDGALD, translated from the coding sequence ATGCGCCGGTTCCTGACTCCGCGGCTCGCGATTCTCTCGGCCGCGCACTTCACGATTGATTCGTACTCCAGCTTCTACCTGCCGCTGCTGCCGCTGCTGGTGCAGCGGCTGGGGCTCAACTACACGCTGGTCGGAACCCTCGTCGCCCTGGGCTCGATGTCGTCGTCGTTCGCTCAGCCGATCTTCGGCTTCGTCTCCGACCGGTTGAACCGCCCGTGGTTCGTCGCCCTCGGGCCGCTGGTCGCGGCCATCTTCCTGGCTTCCGTCGGGGGCGCGCCCAGCTACACGATCCTGGTGACGCTGCTGGTGCTGGGCGGCTTCGGCGTCTCGGCCTTTCACCCGCAGACGGCCTCGCTGGCCGGACAGACCGGAACGGACCGCGGCAAGTCCATGTCGTTCTGGGTCACGGGCGGAACGCTTGGCTGGGCGCTCGGGCCGATGTTCGCGACCGTGTCGGTCGGCCTGTTCGGGCTCGAGCGCACCTGGCTCGCGGCCCTGCCGGGCGTCCTGATGGCGGGCGTGCTGTTCGCCTGGTTCCGGCGCCAGCCGCCGCTCACGCACGCGCGGCGCGCGCGCACGCGACTCTCGGACCTGCGCGCCATCGCGCGGCCGCTCACGCTTCTTTACCTGGCCGTGGTCGCGCGTTCGGCGGTCTCGACGGGTTTCGCCACCTTCCTGCCGTTGTGGGTTCACGAGCAGGGCTGGTCGGTCACGGCCGGCGCGACGGTGACGACGATCTACCTGACGTGCGGCGCGCTCGGCGGCTTCGCGGGCGGCTGGCTGGCCGACCGCATCGGCGCGCGCCGCGTCGTGCGGCTGTCGTTCCTGCTCCCGGTGCCGTTCTACGTCGCGTTCTTCGCGCTCGGGGGGCCGGTGGGGCTCGCCTGCCTCGTCGCCGGCTACGCGCTGCTGCAGTCGTCGCTGCCCGTCAACGTCGTCATGGGCCAGGAACTCGCGCCACGGCACGCCTCGATGATCTCGAGCCTGCTGATGGGCGCCGCGTGGGGGGTGGGCGCGCTGCTCGTCGGTCCGGTCGGCGCGCTCGCGGACCACTCCGGCCTCACCGCCGGCCTGCGGGCGCTCAGCCTGCTTCTGGTGGCGGGCTTCGTGTGCGCGATGCTGCTGCCGGATCCGCGCCTGCACCGCTCGGCGGTGTCCGTTCCCGACGGCGCGCTCGACTGA
- the asnB gene encoding asparagine synthase (glutamine-hydrolyzing) produces MCGIAGIVAPALAPHERLGLVREMVRRLRHRGPSGEAVWDGGTCALGIARLAIVAPRQPARVMTSESGDVTGVVNGEIYNHAELRAALRGRGHEIADGPDTAVIPHLFEERAEDFPVSLDGMFAVALWDRASQTLTLARDRAGEKPLFVTHAPGRFAFASEPAALLALPWVSRDPAPAALVRYLVHGAFAGADTAWAGMRQLPPAHTLVVRAGVEKLRRWWRPWDALLGGTTTRVADAPARAREALAAAVATRVPGEVPFGVFLSGGIDSGLVATFAARAVRHPFPTFSMRIEHRGYDESGYARRVASAIGSDHHELVMTAREGEEAFHAWAASMDQPLGDPSVLPTWALARLAARHVPVVLTGEGGDELFAGYPTYLGHRHAAIADAVPAALAAAALATARRFRPRHHHVTIAHLVERFLGSRGLPPFERHLAWFGTARPAEAMSLLAPGLREAAGPEAALQHARRLERSLRDLQLVTAPDRAPLTAYQLLDFETYLSGDLLTKVDRCTMAHGLESRAPFLRGSLVEFALALPEGAKLRGTSGKWALKQAARGLLPPDLLARRKQGFSPPFSAWARGPLRGLVVESLSPAAVERTGILDSKVVHRIVREHLEGREDRGRTLWALLSLQCWAGRRDASPPAMAEAAGARAGPVEARRGRNGGGELPGTA; encoded by the coding sequence ATGTGCGGCATCGCCGGCATCGTCGCCCCCGCGCTCGCCCCGCACGAACGCCTCGGGCTGGTGCGGGAGATGGTCCGCCGTCTGCGCCATCGCGGCCCCTCGGGCGAGGCGGTCTGGGACGGCGGGACCTGCGCGCTCGGCATCGCGCGCCTGGCGATCGTGGCGCCTCGGCAGCCCGCGCGGGTCATGACCTCGGAGTCCGGCGACGTCACCGGGGTGGTGAACGGCGAGATCTACAACCACGCGGAGCTGCGGGCGGCGCTTCGCGGCCGCGGGCACGAGATCGCCGACGGCCCCGACACGGCGGTGATTCCGCACCTCTTCGAGGAGCGCGCCGAGGACTTCCCCGTTTCGCTGGACGGCATGTTCGCGGTCGCGCTCTGGGACCGCGCGAGTCAAACGCTGACGTTGGCCCGGGATCGTGCCGGCGAGAAGCCGCTGTTCGTCACGCACGCCCCGGGCCGCTTCGCGTTCGCGTCCGAGCCCGCGGCGCTGCTCGCGCTGCCATGGGTCTCGCGCGACCCGGCGCCCGCCGCGCTCGTCCGCTACCTGGTGCACGGCGCGTTCGCTGGCGCGGACACGGCCTGGGCCGGCATGCGCCAGCTGCCACCCGCCCATACGCTGGTGGTGCGCGCCGGCGTCGAGAAGCTGCGCCGCTGGTGGCGGCCGTGGGACGCGCTGCTGGGCGGAACGACGACGCGCGTGGCCGATGCTCCGGCGCGCGCCCGCGAGGCGCTCGCGGCGGCCGTGGCGACGCGCGTGCCGGGCGAAGTGCCCTTCGGCGTCTTTCTCTCGGGAGGCATCGACTCGGGCCTGGTCGCGACGTTCGCCGCCCGCGCCGTGCGCCACCCGTTCCCGACCTTCAGCATGCGCATCGAGCACCGCGGCTACGACGAGTCCGGCTACGCGCGGCGCGTCGCCTCGGCCATCGGCTCCGATCATCACGAGCTGGTCATGACCGCGCGCGAGGGCGAGGAGGCCTTCCACGCGTGGGCCGCCTCCATGGACCAGCCGCTCGGCGATCCGAGCGTGCTGCCGACCTGGGCGCTCGCCCGGCTCGCCGCGCGGCACGTGCCGGTGGTGCTGACCGGCGAGGGCGGCGACGAGCTGTTCGCGGGCTATCCCACCTATCTCGGCCACCGGCACGCCGCGATCGCCGATGCGGTTCCCGCCGCGCTGGCCGCCGCCGCCCTCGCGACCGCGCGGCGCTTCCGTCCCCGGCACCATCACGTCACGATCGCCCACCTCGTCGAGCGCTTCCTCGGTTCGCGCGGCCTGCCGCCGTTCGAGCGGCATCTCGCCTGGTTCGGCACCGCGCGTCCGGCCGAGGCGATGAGCCTGCTGGCGCCGGGCCTGCGCGAGGCCGCCGGCCCCGAGGCGGCGCTCCAGCATGCCCGCCGGCTCGAGCGGTCGCTGCGCGACCTGCAGCTCGTCACCGCCCCCGACCGGGCGCCGCTCACGGCGTACCAGCTGCTCGATTTCGAGACCTATCTTTCCGGCGACCTGCTCACCAAGGTGGACCGCTGCACGATGGCGCACGGGCTCGAATCCCGCGCGCCGTTCCTGCGCGGTTCGCTCGTCGAGTTCGCGCTGGCGCTGCCGGAAGGCGCGAAGCTGCGCGGGACGAGCGGCAAGTGGGCGCTCAAGCAGGCCGCGCGGGGACTGCTGCCGCCCGACCTGCTGGCGCGGCGCAAGCAGGGCTTTTCGCCGCCGTTCTCCGCGTGGGCGCGCGGGCCGCTTCGCGGGCTGGTCGTCGAGTCGCTCTCGCCGGCGGCCGTCGAGCGCACGGGCATTCTCGACTCGAAGGTCGTTCACCGGATCGTGCGCGAGCATCTCGAGGGCCGCGAGGACCGCGGCCGGACGCTGTGGGCGCTGCTCTCGCTGCAATGCTGGGCCGGGCGGCGTGACGCTTCGCCTCCGGCGATGGCGGAGGCGGCCGGCGCGCGGGCCGGCCCCGTGGAGGCGCGAAGAGGCAGGAACGGCGGCGGGGAGCTTCCGGGCACGGCGTAG
- a CDS encoding glycosyltransferase family 39 protein, with translation MPARSASSSRAVLLVLAASAALSLWCAWRVPLLDPDEGRNAEVAREMAADGDFVIPHLAGLPYLDKPPGLFAAGALAIRVFGANRVAARLPSILASLIVLLLLARTARRLAAMPGAEAPSPVETMLLTASAPLFASLAAYVIFDMPLTACVTAVWTGVALESDSGRSTSRRAAMYATVAVGVLLKGPVMLAWAVGGSAGAALLMRSRAPLRWLAWPPGWLIVLAVAGGWFALALRRHPEYARYAFLEESLERMTSGAFKRDQPWWFVPAVLAGGALPWSLATPWRMPRSGATRVAAGFVLFAAIFFTLSRSKLVTYLLPALPALAWWSAECWRARAGRLPRPLLAGLLFAPLLLTAGSPWLVRYARQESGEPMAEAIARTGAGTVLYDNCYSPGSDFRLGRVSEVVSEGGHVLTSNYVVRYRDSLEARGQWRFHSSLEAAPATDVVVLPARARDAGQQRWGEPLFENRRFAAFRRDGAR, from the coding sequence ATGCCCGCTCGCAGCGCGTCCTCCTCCCGCGCGGTCCTGCTCGTCCTCGCAGCTTCGGCCGCTCTGTCGCTGTGGTGCGCCTGGCGGGTGCCGCTCCTGGACCCCGACGAGGGTCGCAACGCCGAAGTCGCGCGCGAAATGGCGGCCGATGGCGACTTCGTGATTCCGCATCTCGCGGGCCTGCCGTATCTCGACAAGCCGCCGGGACTGTTCGCCGCCGGGGCGCTCGCGATCCGCGTATTCGGCGCCAACCGCGTCGCGGCCCGGCTGCCTTCGATTCTCGCCTCGCTGATCGTGCTCCTGCTTCTGGCGCGCACCGCCCGCCGGCTCGCGGCGATGCCCGGCGCCGAAGCCCCCTCGCCGGTCGAGACGATGCTGCTCACAGCCTCGGCGCCGCTGTTCGCCTCGCTCGCAGCCTACGTCATCTTCGACATGCCGCTGACCGCGTGTGTGACCGCGGTCTGGACGGGCGTCGCGCTCGAATCCGATTCGGGTCGCTCGACATCGCGCCGCGCGGCGATGTACGCGACGGTGGCGGTCGGGGTGCTCCTGAAAGGACCGGTGATGCTCGCCTGGGCCGTGGGAGGCAGCGCCGGCGCGGCGCTGCTCATGCGTTCGCGCGCGCCGCTGCGCTGGCTGGCGTGGCCGCCCGGGTGGCTGATCGTGCTGGCGGTGGCGGGCGGCTGGTTCGCGCTGGCGCTGCGCCGCCACCCCGAGTACGCGCGCTACGCGTTCCTCGAGGAATCGCTCGAACGTATGACGAGCGGGGCCTTCAAGCGGGACCAGCCGTGGTGGTTCGTGCCGGCGGTGCTGGCGGGCGGCGCGCTGCCCTGGTCGCTCGCGACGCCGTGGCGCATGCCGCGGTCGGGGGCGACGCGCGTCGCGGCCGGGTTCGTGCTGTTCGCGGCGATCTTCTTCACGCTCTCGCGCTCCAAGCTCGTCACCTACCTGCTGCCCGCCCTGCCGGCGCTCGCCTGGTGGAGCGCGGAGTGCTGGCGCGCCCGCGCGGGACGCCTGCCGCGGCCGCTGCTGGCGGGGCTCCTGTTCGCCCCACTGCTGCTCACGGCCGGCTCGCCGTGGCTCGTGCGGTATGCGCGTCAGGAATCCGGCGAGCCGATGGCCGAAGCGATCGCACGGACCGGAGCGGGCACGGTGCTCTACGACAACTGCTATAGTCCCGGCTCCGATTTCCGGCTGGGACGGGTTTCCGAAGTGGTCTCGGAGGGCGGACACGTGCTGACGAGCAACTACGTGGTCCGCTACCGCGATTCGCTCGAGGCCCGCGGCCAGTGGCGCTTTCATTCCTCGCTCGAGGCGGCGCCGGCCACGGACGTCGTCGTCCTGCCGGCGCGCGCGCGCGACGCGGGACAGCAGCGCTGGGGCGAGCCCCTGTTCGAGAACCGCCGGTTCGCGGCCTTCCGCCGCGACGGCGCACGCTGA
- the gnd gene encoding decarboxylating 6-phosphogluconate dehydrogenase codes for MEIGFVGLGRMGFNMTLRLLQGGHRVSCWDLSPDKVAAAAGRGATPATSLADLVRRLAPPRAIWVMLPAGKATDDTIHALQPLLAAGDLIVDGGNSNFHDDQRHAKELASTGLMYVDAGTSGGIWGLQVGYCMMLGGPDEAIARLKPGLDTLAPPEGWLHCGPAGAGHYAKMIHNGIEYGMMQAYAEGFEILRAGEYSYDLAKLSHLWNQGGVIRSWLLELAERAFAKDPGLEKIRGWVDDSGEGRWTVLEAIEKNVPAEVLTLSLMRRFRSRQEDTFTDRVLAALRAEFGGHAVKGRDA; via the coding sequence ATGGAGATCGGCTTCGTCGGACTCGGCCGGATGGGATTCAACATGACCCTGCGCCTGCTGCAGGGCGGGCATCGCGTGTCGTGCTGGGACCTCAGTCCCGACAAGGTCGCGGCGGCGGCCGGGCGCGGCGCGACGCCGGCCACTTCGCTCGCGGATCTGGTGCGCCGTCTGGCCCCGCCGCGTGCGATCTGGGTCATGCTCCCGGCCGGCAAGGCGACCGACGACACGATTCACGCCCTGCAGCCGCTGCTCGCCGCCGGCGACCTGATCGTGGACGGCGGCAACTCCAACTTTCACGACGACCAGCGGCACGCGAAGGAACTGGCCTCCACCGGGCTGATGTACGTGGACGCCGGCACGTCGGGCGGGATCTGGGGCCTGCAGGTCGGCTACTGCATGATGCTCGGCGGTCCCGACGAGGCGATCGCCCGCCTCAAGCCGGGCCTCGACACGCTCGCTCCTCCCGAAGGCTGGCTGCATTGCGGACCGGCCGGGGCCGGCCACTACGCGAAGATGATCCACAACGGCATCGAGTACGGCATGATGCAGGCGTACGCGGAAGGCTTCGAGATCCTGCGCGCGGGCGAGTATTCGTACGATCTCGCGAAGCTCTCGCACCTGTGGAACCAGGGCGGCGTCATCCGTTCGTGGCTGCTCGAGCTGGCGGAGCGCGCGTTCGCGAAGGATCCGGGCCTCGAGAAGATCCGCGGCTGGGTGGACGACTCGGGCGAGGGCCGCTGGACCGTGCTCGAGGCGATCGAGAAGAACGTCCCCGCCGAGGTGCTGACGCTCTCGCTCATGCGGCGCTTCCGCTCGCGGCAGGAGGACACGTTCACCGACCGCGTGCTCGCCGCGCTGCGCGCGGAGTTCGGAGGGCACGCCGTCAAGGGCCGCGACGCGTGA
- the zwf gene encoding glucose-6-phosphate dehydrogenase, with translation MVVFGATGDLTRRKLMPALYNLAAGGHLPETFAVLGCARREWSREEFCERMRAGVREFSRRPLAEPAWEWFEPRLGFVSGDFREPATYRRLATSLGELDRRLGTAGNRLFYLAVPPDEFGLILKGLSGAGLIAPPNGPAFSRVIVEKPFGRDLETARALNALVSEVLDESQTFRIDHYLGKETVQNIMVFRFANSIFEPIWNRKYVDHVQITAAETVGVGSRGRFYESTGVLRDIVQNHLLEVLSLCAMEPPNSGHADDVRGEKLRVLKALRLPWQGTVEDELVVGQYGGYRAEPDVAADSLTPTFAALRVHVDNWRWQGVPFYLRAGKRMAKRVTEVSFHMQPIPLSLFGRGDLCEHVEPNVITLRIQPEEGIELSFSAKQPGNDFTVTPVAMDMKYAEAFGGEPPEAYERLLLDAMRGDATLFSRRDAVEASWTWMQPMLDGLEALPRRAPLAYEPGSWGPEAADRLIQRDRRRWRNP, from the coding sequence ATGGTCGTCTTCGGTGCGACCGGCGACCTGACGCGCCGCAAGCTGATGCCCGCGCTCTACAACCTGGCCGCCGGCGGACACCTGCCCGAGACGTTCGCGGTGCTCGGGTGCGCTCGGCGGGAGTGGAGCCGCGAGGAGTTCTGCGAGCGGATGCGCGCGGGCGTGCGGGAGTTCTCGCGCCGGCCGCTCGCGGAGCCGGCGTGGGAATGGTTCGAGCCGCGTCTGGGCTTCGTGTCGGGAGACTTCCGCGAGCCGGCGACCTACCGGCGCCTCGCGACCTCGCTCGGGGAACTCGACCGCCGGCTCGGCACCGCGGGCAACCGGCTCTTCTACCTGGCCGTGCCGCCGGACGAGTTCGGACTGATCCTGAAGGGCCTCTCGGGCGCCGGCCTGATCGCCCCGCCCAACGGACCGGCGTTCTCGCGCGTCATCGTCGAGAAGCCTTTCGGGCGCGACCTCGAGACCGCCCGGGCGCTCAACGCGCTCGTCAGCGAGGTGCTCGACGAATCGCAGACGTTCCGCATCGATCACTATCTCGGCAAGGAGACGGTGCAGAACATCATGGTGTTCCGGTTCGCGAACAGCATTTTCGAGCCGATCTGGAACCGCAAGTACGTGGATCACGTCCAGATCACCGCCGCCGAGACGGTCGGGGTCGGCTCGCGCGGCCGATTCTACGAATCCACCGGCGTGCTGCGCGACATCGTCCAGAATCACCTGCTCGAGGTGCTCTCGCTGTGCGCCATGGAGCCGCCCAACTCCGGGCACGCCGACGACGTGCGCGGCGAGAAGCTCCGCGTCCTCAAGGCGCTGCGCCTGCCCTGGCAGGGCACGGTCGAGGACGAGCTGGTCGTCGGCCAGTACGGGGGCTACCGCGCCGAGCCGGACGTCGCGGCGGACTCGCTCACGCCGACGTTCGCCGCCCTGCGCGTGCACGTGGACAACTGGCGCTGGCAGGGCGTGCCGTTCTACCTGCGGGCCGGCAAGCGCATGGCGAAGCGCGTGACCGAAGTGTCCTTCCACATGCAGCCGATTCCGCTCTCGCTGTTCGGCCGGGGCGACCTGTGCGAGCACGTCGAGCCGAACGTCATCACGCTCCGCATCCAGCCGGAGGAGGGCATCGAGCTTTCGTTCTCGGCCAAGCAGCCGGGGAACGACTTCACGGTGACCCCGGTGGCCATGGACATGAAGTACGCCGAGGCGTTCGGGGGCGAGCCGCCCGAGGCCTACGAGCGGTTGCTGCTCGACGCCATGCGCGGCGACGCCACGCTGTTCTCGCGCCGTGACGCCGTGGAAGCCTCGTGGACGTGGATGCAGCCGATGCTCGACGGGCTCGAGGCGCTGCCGCGCCGGGCACCGCTCGCGTACGAGCCGGGCAGCTGGGGGCCCGAGGCCGCCGACCGCTTGATCCAACGCGATCGCCGCCGGTGGCGAAACCCCTGA
- the pgl gene encoding 6-phosphogluconolactonase: MAKPLSAPAHRPRVFADAGGVAEAAARIVVEASVRCLEERGEFRLAIPGGRSVAGMLDRLAREPDRSLVDWTRVTLLFADERAVPPDHPDSNYRLARTLLLDALGDPLPRVRRMRGEAADLEAAAREYDAELTVPADLVVLGIGEDGHVASLFPGSPLLADSPRRAACVLDSPKPPPRRLTLTPRALREAREGLLVLATGAGKAGAVRAALAGGADFRRVPAALARDGIWLLDAAAAG; this comes from the coding sequence GTGGCGAAACCCCTGAGCGCGCCGGCGCATCGCCCGCGGGTCTTCGCGGACGCCGGCGGTGTCGCCGAAGCGGCGGCGCGAATCGTCGTCGAGGCTTCGGTCCGCTGCCTCGAGGAGCGCGGCGAGTTCCGGCTCGCCATTCCCGGTGGCCGGTCGGTCGCGGGGATGCTCGACCGCCTCGCGCGGGAGCCCGACCGCTCGCTGGTGGACTGGACGCGCGTGACGCTGTTGTTCGCCGACGAGCGGGCGGTGCCGCCGGACCACCCCGATTCGAACTACCGGCTGGCCCGCACGCTGCTGCTGGACGCTCTCGGCGATCCGCTGCCGCGCGTGCGCCGCATGCGCGGCGAGGCGGCCGATCTCGAAGCCGCGGCGCGGGAGTACGACGCCGAACTGACGGTGCCGGCCGATCTCGTGGTGCTGGGGATCGGCGAGGACGGGCATGTCGCCTCGCTCTTTCCCGGCTCGCCGCTGCTCGCCGATTCGCCGCGGCGCGCGGCGTGCGTGCTCGACAGCCCGAAGCCGCCACCGCGCCGGCTGACGCTCACCCCGCGCGCCCTGCGCGAAGCGCGCGAGGGGCTGCTGGTTCTCGCCACCGGCGCCGGCAAGGCCGGCGCGGTGCGCGCGGCGCTGGCGGGCGGTGCCGACTTCCGCCGCGTGCCCGCCGCGCTGGCGCGCGACGGGATCTGGCTGCTGGACGCCGCCGCGGCCGGTTGA